A stretch of the Thermodesulfobacteriota bacterium genome encodes the following:
- a CDS encoding cache domain-containing protein produces the protein MPETKGARLLRKSHADYPLDEVVERDEPNLYREIFPYAEVCRTPFDGVILTPDPPEQIWITDTTFRDGQQARAPYTPEQVVALFKFLHELGGPKGIIRQTEFFLYSERDREAVERCRELGYRYPEITAWIRAVKEDFKLVKSMGIRETGILTSVSDYHIYMKLGKKRREAFRDYMGVVEAALEQGVIPRCHFEDVTRADIYGFVVPFARALMAAGKKAGIPVKIRLCDTMGFGVPYPGAALPRSVPRLVRAMIDDAGVPPEQLEWHGHNDFHKVLINASTAWLYGCAAANGTLLGFGERTGNPPLEGLIVEYMELKGTDDGMDATVITEMRNYCERELGMHIPASMPFVGSDFNTTRAGIHIDGIAKDEEIYNIFDTRKILNRPMGIAVTDKSGVAGVSHWINTHFALGEDQKIDKRHPGVAKVYRSVMRAYDDGRTTALSNEEMERKVRKYMPQLFISEYDKLKKRVLQMVTHIIQGMVEDPEIRSMDPERMEKVMRAMAEEHPFFQFVYATDLEGRKITKNITQLEDKAKYADYEVYDNYADRVWFTQPLQTGKVSLTDVYASKVTGRLTITVSAPIYDAQDQMAGVLGIDIKFEELAREEEDEE, from the coding sequence ATGCCCGAGACCAAGGGCGCCCGCCTGCTGCGCAAGTCCCACGCCGACTACCCCCTCGACGAAGTAGTGGAGCGCGACGAACCCAACCTGTACCGGGAGATCTTCCCCTACGCCGAGGTGTGCCGTACCCCCTTCGACGGGGTCATCCTCACCCCCGACCCGCCCGAGCAGATCTGGATCACCGACACCACCTTTCGCGACGGCCAGCAGGCCCGGGCGCCCTACACCCCCGAACAGGTGGTCGCCCTCTTCAAGTTCCTCCACGAACTGGGAGGGCCGAAGGGGATCATCCGGCAGACGGAGTTCTTCCTGTACTCCGAGCGGGACCGGGAGGCGGTGGAGCGGTGCCGTGAGCTCGGCTACCGCTACCCCGAGATCACCGCCTGGATCCGGGCGGTGAAGGAAGACTTCAAGCTCGTCAAGAGCATGGGGATCCGGGAGACCGGCATCCTCACCTCCGTCTCCGACTACCACATCTACATGAAGCTCGGGAAGAAGCGCCGGGAGGCGTTTCGCGACTACATGGGGGTGGTGGAGGCGGCCCTGGAGCAGGGCGTGATCCCCCGATGCCACTTCGAGGACGTGACCCGGGCCGACATCTACGGTTTCGTGGTGCCCTTTGCCCGGGCCCTCATGGCGGCGGGGAAGAAGGCCGGCATTCCCGTGAAGATCCGCCTGTGCGACACCATGGGCTTCGGCGTGCCCTACCCCGGGGCGGCGCTCCCCCGCAGCGTGCCGCGGCTCGTGCGGGCCATGATCGACGACGCGGGCGTGCCCCCCGAGCAGCTCGAGTGGCACGGGCACAACGACTTCCACAAGGTCCTCATCAATGCCTCCACCGCGTGGCTCTATGGGTGCGCGGCGGCCAACGGCACGCTCCTGGGCTTCGGCGAGCGCACCGGCAACCCCCCCCTCGAGGGCTTGATCGTCGAGTACATGGAGCTCAAGGGAACCGACGACGGCATGGATGCCACCGTCATCACCGAGATGCGAAACTACTGCGAGCGGGAGCTCGGGATGCACATCCCGGCTTCCATGCCGTTTGTGGGCTCCGACTTCAACACCACCCGGGCGGGCATCCACATCGACGGGATCGCCAAGGACGAAGAGATCTACAACATCTTCGACACCCGCAAGATCCTCAACCGCCCCATGGGCATCGCGGTCACCGACAAGTCCGGAGTAGCCGGGGTCTCCCACTGGATCAACACCCACTTCGCCCTCGGGGAGGACCAGAAGATCGACAAGCGCCACCCGGGCGTGGCCAAGGTGTACCGCTCGGTCATGCGGGCCTACGACGACGGGCGCACCACGGCCCTCTCGAACGAGGAGATGGAGCGCAAGGTTCGCAAGTACATGCCCCAGCTCTTCATCTCCGAGTACGACAAGCTCAAGAAGCGCGTCCTCCAGATGGTGACCCACATCATCCAGGGCATGGTGGAGGACCCGGAGATCCGGTCCATGGACCCGGAGCGCATGGAGAAGGTCATGCGCGCCATGGCCGAGGAACACCCCTTCTTCCAGTTCGTGTACGCCACCGACCTCGAGGGACGCAAGATCACCAAGAACATCACCCAGCTCGAAGACAAGGCCAAGTACGCCGACTACGAGGTGTACGACAACTACGCCGACCGGGTCTGGTTCACCCAGCCCCTGCAGACCGGCAAGGTCTCCCTCACCGACGTCTACGCCTCCAAGGTCACCGGCCGCCTCACCATCACCGTCTCGGCGCCGATCTACGACGCCCAGGACCAGATGGCAGGAGTGCTGGGCATCGACATCAAGTTCGAGGAGCTCGCCCGGGAGGAGGAAGACGAAGAGTAG
- a CDS encoding DUF4143 domain-containing protein: protein MERRVVEDNLPRLEMTDLILRVRKFTHKPLRARQGNIKCYPVDLALRNAVLKTWEDYKADPRTMGLYAENLVANELARWSEAIEVSYYREKTTEVDFVVTHGGDRHLPIEVKYRPTGASRGGLRHFMRKYAVDFGVVITRELDCSFADGIVCVPLRYFLLAE, encoded by the coding sequence GTGGAGCGCCGCGTGGTCGAAGACAACCTCCCCCGCCTCGAGATGACCGATCTCATCCTTCGTGTCCGCAAGTTCACCCACAAACCGCTTCGGGCGCGGCAGGGCAACATCAAGTGCTATCCAGTGGACCTCGCCCTGCGCAACGCCGTCCTCAAGACCTGGGAGGACTACAAGGCCGACCCGCGCACCATGGGCCTGTATGCCGAGAATCTGGTGGCCAACGAGCTTGCCCGGTGGTCCGAGGCCATCGAGGTCTCGTACTACCGGGAGAAGACGACCGAGGTGGATTTCGTGGTGACCCACGGGGGCGACCGCCACCTGCCCATCGAGGTCAAGTACCGCCCGACGGGCGCGAGCCGCGGCGGACTGCGCCACTTCATGCGCAAGTACGCGGTCGACTTCGGCGTGGTCATCACGCGGGAGCTGGACTGCTCGTTCGCCGACGGGATCGTGTGCGTGCCGCTGCGTTACTTCCTGCTTGCCGAGTGA
- a CDS encoding UPF0175 family protein, whose product MQVCVDLPEGLLAALKTSPDGLGREVRLAAAVTWYEQGKVSQEIAARVAGLDRTDFLLALVRSGAESFRVDLEDLDRELARG is encoded by the coding sequence ATGCAGGTCTGCGTGGATCTTCCGGAAGGTCTTCTGGCGGCTCTGAAAACGAGCCCGGACGGTCTCGGCCGTGAAGTGCGGCTGGCGGCTGCCGTGACGTGGTACGAGCAGGGAAAGGTATCTCAGGAGATTGCCGCCCGGGTCGCGGGTCTGGACCGGACCGACTTTCTCCTGGCTTTGGTCAGGAGTGGGGCGGAATCATTCCGGGTGGATCTCGAGGACCTGGATCGCGAGCTTG